One stretch of Candidatus Microthrix parvicella Bio17-1 DNA includes these proteins:
- a CDS encoding ABC transporter permease — protein sequence MAGTLVPVVGLVALNVSFAIEEEIREGPERAIEGLVAATHGEASWVLQAGTQHFMNDSRIPNGSADTLIQLAADSGIAAGAFEAVFSQIQIKGRVVTSHIFSAPEGSPLLPNLQSCIREDCRIGERGVIADAGEGIPVGSTVSIRGHTFDVVAHSTAPRSLLNRAVFYVTPEGFRRFEAPNETRYGVVIAADRSVTEALVAEAGLSDSTDVQTTADLLEANRTFWTGGGTPLVLILISMVGILGGASLYAARREEQEHHRELLGTMWALGLTRPATIEIDLIRAVTKVLLGALAAIPIAWLIVQAMNAAVLGFNAVMRPAHVFASAGVFLLAAGSGVAVMAWRLRQATPIYMLTS from the coding sequence GTGGCCGGAACCCTGGTTCCGGTGGTTGGACTCGTAGCGCTGAATGTTTCATTCGCCATTGAGGAGGAGATCCGCGAAGGCCCCGAGCGTGCGATCGAGGGACTCGTAGCCGCAACCCATGGCGAAGCGAGCTGGGTGCTTCAGGCTGGGACCCAACACTTTATGAACGATAGTCGCATCCCTAACGGCTCAGCAGACACTCTGATTCAACTGGCGGCTGACAGCGGTATCGCCGCCGGCGCCTTTGAAGCGGTGTTTTCGCAGATCCAGATCAAGGGTCGGGTGGTCACTAGCCACATCTTCTCTGCTCCAGAAGGCTCGCCGCTTCTGCCCAACCTGCAGTCGTGCATCCGGGAGGATTGTCGCATTGGTGAAAGGGGCGTCATCGCCGACGCAGGCGAGGGCATCCCTGTTGGCTCCACCGTTTCCATTCGCGGACACACCTTCGACGTGGTCGCCCACTCAACAGCTCCGAGGAGTTTGCTCAATCGAGCGGTGTTCTACGTGACACCCGAAGGCTTTCGGCGCTTCGAGGCACCCAACGAAACCCGGTACGGCGTGGTGATTGCAGCCGACAGGAGCGTGACGGAGGCGTTGGTTGCCGAGGCCGGATTGAGCGATTCCACGGACGTCCAGACGACCGCTGACCTTCTCGAAGCCAACCGCACGTTCTGGACCGGTGGCGGCACTCCCCTGGTGCTTATCTTGATCAGCATGGTTGGCATACTTGGAGGCGCCTCGCTCTATGCCGCCCGCAGGGAAGAGCAGGAACACCACCGGGAACTCCTTGGCACCATGTGGGCACTCGGCCTCACCAGGCCGGCGACGATCGAGATCGACCTGATTCGGGCCGTCACAAAGGTGCTTCTCGGCGCTCTGGCGGCCATTCCGATCGCATGGCTGATCGTCCAAGCCATGAACGCAGCCGTCCTCGGTTTCAACGCAGTGATGAGGCCAGCGCACGTCTTCGCGTCTGCCGGCGTCTTCCTCCTCGCCGCTGGAAGCGGAGTGGCGGTGATGGCGTGGCGCCTTCGACAAGCCACGCCCATTTACATGCTCACTTCGTAG
- a CDS encoding alpha/beta hydrolase family protein, whose protein sequence is MPATHPSDWGAPEVELPEAPRPYGPSPAATADPAFYDVTTLDAEAIAAAEPGAVLRSEPVSLTGPLTGASGWRILYRSTTAADTPAVVSGMVLAPDGSAPPDGRPVAAWAHGTTGIADRCAPSATSNLFYDDYAAEARRLLDQGFVVAATDYHGLGTPGVHSYHVSDELALATVDSVAAAHRIDAVGPLTRSWVVVGHSEGGLAALAVDQRADEVLPGLDYRGAVVAAPSAQLGSVAAAMFAVPEGRGYAALLLEAAAELNPSLDPAVALQPAATAREALLTHGCWEEAVPGFADLDATEMLASLEVGELLGKVLDTCCASDPKAALGPLLVVHGEADQSLPAELTAGLVKDLCAAGVTVEYRTYPGADHDEVMAASGEDGRRWLADRLDGVDPPSNCAAAAH, encoded by the coding sequence GTGCCAGCGACGCACCCGAGTGACTGGGGCGCACCTGAGGTGGAACTCCCCGAGGCGCCCCGCCCCTACGGACCCAGCCCGGCGGCGACCGCCGACCCCGCGTTCTACGACGTCACGACGCTCGACGCTGAGGCCATCGCAGCTGCCGAGCCGGGTGCCGTGCTGAGATCCGAGCCGGTCAGCCTGACAGGCCCGCTCACCGGTGCGTCGGGATGGCGGATCCTCTACCGGTCAACCACCGCCGCGGACACCCCGGCCGTGGTGAGCGGGATGGTGTTGGCGCCGGACGGTTCAGCTCCCCCCGATGGGAGGCCGGTGGCGGCTTGGGCCCACGGAACCACGGGAATTGCCGACCGGTGTGCGCCGAGCGCCACGAGCAACCTCTTCTACGACGACTACGCAGCGGAGGCAAGGCGGCTGCTCGATCAGGGTTTTGTGGTGGCGGCCACCGACTACCACGGCCTGGGAACGCCCGGGGTGCACAGCTACCACGTGAGTGACGAGTTGGCGCTCGCCACCGTCGACTCCGTCGCAGCTGCCCACCGTATTGACGCGGTGGGACCGTTGACCCGGTCGTGGGTGGTGGTGGGTCATTCCGAAGGCGGTCTGGCTGCCCTGGCCGTCGACCAACGTGCCGATGAGGTGCTCCCGGGGCTCGACTACCGGGGAGCCGTCGTCGCAGCACCCTCCGCTCAGCTCGGCTCCGTGGCCGCTGCGATGTTCGCCGTCCCCGAGGGGCGGGGCTACGCGGCGCTGCTGCTGGAGGCGGCAGCCGAGTTGAACCCGAGCCTCGACCCGGCGGTGGCGCTCCAGCCCGCAGCCACCGCCCGCGAAGCACTGCTGACCCACGGCTGCTGGGAAGAGGCAGTCCCCGGATTCGCCGACCTCGATGCAACCGAGATGCTCGCGAGCCTTGAGGTCGGCGAACTTCTCGGCAAGGTACTGGACACCTGCTGCGCCTCGGATCCCAAGGCTGCTCTCGGTCCGCTGCTGGTCGTGCACGGCGAAGCCGACCAGTCATTGCCCGCCGAGCTCACCGCCGGACTGGTCAAGGATCTCTGTGCCGCAGGGGTGACGGTGGAGTACCGCACCTATCCTGGCGCCGACCACGACGAGGTGATGGCCGCTTCCGGCGAAGACGGCCGACGTTGGCTCGCGGATCGTCTGGACGGTGTCGATCCACCGTCGAACTGCGCAGCCGCCGCACACTGA
- a CDS encoding hemerythrin domain-containing protein, with the protein MTDAITQLKDDHEKVEKLFKKYEDTTDRAIKTRRKLVDQMIEELTIHAAIEEQAFYPISRVLSDEAQDQTLEGLEEHHLVKITLAELEKLDPTDERFHPKVTVLMENVRHHVEEEENDLFPMMREAFGRNDMSDLGDALDEARSTAPTRPHPASPDAPPANLVTGLVAGIVDRIRDKLPG; encoded by the coding sequence ATGACCGACGCCATCACCCAGCTGAAGGACGACCACGAGAAGGTCGAAAAGCTGTTCAAGAAGTACGAGGACACCACGGACCGGGCGATCAAGACCCGCCGAAAGCTCGTGGATCAGATGATCGAGGAGTTGACGATCCACGCAGCCATCGAGGAGCAGGCGTTCTACCCGATCTCCAGGGTGCTCTCCGACGAAGCACAGGATCAGACCTTGGAAGGCCTCGAGGAGCACCATCTGGTCAAGATCACCCTCGCAGAACTCGAAAAGCTGGATCCGACCGACGAGCGGTTCCATCCGAAGGTGACCGTGCTGATGGAGAACGTGCGTCACCATGTCGAGGAGGAGGAGAACGACCTCTTCCCAATGATGCGCGAAGCATTCGGCCGCAACGACATGTCCGACCTTGGCGACGCGCTCGACGAGGCTCGGTCAACCGCCCCGACCCGGCCCCATCCCGCCTCGCCGGACGCCCCGCCCGCCAACCTGGTCACCGGGCTGGTCGCAGGGATCGTCGACCGGATTCGCGACAAGCTTCCGGGCTGA
- a CDS encoding TetR/AcrR family transcriptional regulator has protein sequence MQGNATAHVRPSDPRAIRTRTKLMAALVDLATRKDLDEISIGELTAAAGVNRATFYLHYSDKEGLLLDAVRALTDEISVGAAAASGKDFADPDRAPLHTLAFFAELDRSAALYRRVLGPAGSPAVQASLHDGLRRAITDEIMHRSADRTIDERSTERSAAFLTGGVIAAAIAWLDDDKRAPATAEAAAVWRMVLASSAALQGQTTPGDRQHVTALDQPITPRSLNARPT, from the coding sequence GTGCAGGGCAACGCCACAGCCCACGTGCGCCCCTCCGACCCACGGGCCATCAGGACCCGGACGAAGCTGATGGCTGCGCTCGTCGACCTGGCAACTCGCAAGGATCTCGACGAAATCTCCATCGGCGAGTTGACCGCTGCGGCAGGGGTCAACCGGGCCACCTTCTACCTGCACTATTCCGACAAGGAGGGGCTGCTCCTCGATGCCGTCCGCGCCCTGACGGACGAGATCTCGGTCGGTGCGGCGGCCGCCTCTGGCAAAGATTTCGCCGACCCCGACCGCGCACCCCTTCATACGCTCGCCTTCTTCGCCGAGCTCGACCGGAGCGCTGCGCTGTATCGACGGGTCCTCGGACCGGCCGGGAGTCCCGCCGTCCAGGCCAGCCTTCACGACGGCCTACGACGCGCCATCACCGACGAGATCATGCACCGGTCGGCCGACCGAACCATCGATGAACGCTCAACCGAGCGCAGCGCCGCGTTTCTTACCGGCGGCGTCATCGCTGCCGCGATCGCGTGGCTCGACGACGACAAACGCGCACCAGCCACTGCGGAAGCGGCTGCCGTGTGGCGGATGGTGCTCGCATCGTCGGCCGCGCTCCAAGGCCAAACCACGCCCGGCGACCGCCAACACGTCACCGCACTCGACCAACCCATCACCCCAAGGAGTCTCAATGCCCGTCCCACTTGA
- a CDS encoding DUF433 domain-containing protein — protein sequence MDLTSVIETRPGVRSGKPCFVGTRIAVYDVLDYLASGMNIDEIVADFPELTAEHVRAAIEFAAMRERRLATPA from the coding sequence ATGGACCTGACGTCGGTGATTGAGACTCGTCCTGGGGTGCGAAGCGGCAAGCCGTGTTTTGTTGGGACGCGGATAGCGGTTTATGACGTCTTGGATTATCTGGCGTCGGGCATGAACATCGATGAGATCGTCGCTGATTTTCCGGAGTTGACGGCAGAGCACGTTCGAGCTGCGATCGAGTTCGCGGCGATGCGTGAGCGGCGGCTCGCCACCCCGGCGTGA
- a CDS encoding sigma-70 family RNA polymerase sigma factor, translated as MEFADSLYSTALRMTRNPADAEDLLQETLLKGYRAYGRFEAGTNLRAWLFRILTNTYINTYRAKQRRPDESDLADVEDLFLYRRLGGLEAARRGRSAEDELMDLFTEGEVADALEALPDNFRVPVLLADVEGFAYKEIAEMLDIPIGTVMSRLHRGRKALQKSLHTFGVERRLADPDPEPGTLATTSLS; from the coding sequence ATGGAGTTCGCGGACAGCCTGTATTCCACAGCGCTTCGGATGACCCGCAACCCGGCCGACGCAGAAGACCTCCTGCAGGAGACGCTCCTGAAGGGCTACCGGGCATACGGCCGCTTCGAGGCGGGAACCAACCTGCGCGCCTGGCTGTTTCGGATTCTGACCAACACCTACATCAACACCTATCGGGCGAAGCAGCGGCGACCGGACGAGTCCGACCTGGCCGACGTGGAAGACCTGTTTCTGTACCGTCGCCTCGGCGGGCTGGAGGCGGCGCGGCGTGGGCGCTCGGCCGAGGACGAGCTGATGGATCTGTTCACCGAGGGCGAGGTGGCCGATGCGCTCGAGGCGCTGCCGGACAACTTTCGCGTGCCGGTGCTACTGGCCGACGTCGAGGGTTTTGCCTACAAGGAGATCGCCGAGATGCTCGACATCCCGATCGGTACGGTGATGAGCCGTCTGCATCGGGGAAGAAAGGCGCTACAGAAGTCGTTGCACACCTTTGGAGTCGAACGCCGACTGGCCGATCCCGACCCGGAACCCGGCACCCTCGCAACGACGAGCCTCTCATGA
- a CDS encoding MFS transporter, giving the protein MKKWLPLIALGTAQFVMVLDQSVMNVSISQLVHDFDTTVTTIQAVITLYCLVMAMLMLTGGKIGDIIGRRRAFTVGLIIYACGSALTAVAPSVAVLALGWSILEGIGAALVLPALAALIAGNFEGSARKVAYAVIGGVAGAGIAIGPILGGWATTELSWRVVFVGEVVLVLFVLSMTHLIGDAKSGDAPPKLDVVGSVLVATGLGAIVLGTLQSSTWGWIRPKDSPVEVFGFSLTIFVISAGGMLLWAFVAWQHRRERRGDDPLVHMGLLRIVTLRSGLIGLFSQNLILMGVFFVIPLYLQLVIGLDALETGIKMLPVSITMFIASAVGSRLSGRFPVRGIVRAGLITTVGAIVALLATVQPDLGDAGFAVSMAVLGVGMGLIVSQLGNVVQSSVDASGRGEAGGLQYTGQQLGSSLGVALIGAIVLAGLTGGFVNQVESDPRIADEVSARVSVATQPGIDFVDSSQIEAAAAKANIDDRTGAAIVEDYETAQLQALKAGLLAAALLALFSLAFTGGLPHESPARDPESGDHDAAGRPVAV; this is encoded by the coding sequence ATGAAGAAGTGGTTGCCGCTGATCGCACTCGGCACGGCACAGTTCGTGATGGTGCTCGACCAATCGGTGATGAACGTTTCGATCAGCCAGTTGGTCCACGACTTTGACACAACGGTCACCACGATCCAGGCGGTCATCACCCTGTACTGCCTCGTCATGGCCATGCTGATGCTTACCGGCGGCAAGATCGGCGACATCATCGGCCGGCGGCGGGCGTTCACCGTGGGGCTGATCATTTACGCATGCGGCTCGGCGTTGACCGCCGTGGCCCCGTCGGTGGCGGTGCTGGCGCTCGGGTGGTCGATCCTCGAGGGCATCGGCGCTGCCTTGGTGCTACCTGCGCTGGCGGCGTTGATCGCCGGCAATTTCGAGGGTTCGGCACGCAAGGTGGCCTACGCCGTGATCGGCGGGGTCGCCGGTGCCGGAATCGCCATCGGCCCGATCCTGGGGGGCTGGGCCACCACCGAGCTGTCCTGGCGAGTGGTATTCGTCGGCGAGGTGGTGCTGGTGCTGTTCGTCCTGTCGATGACCCACCTCATCGGCGACGCGAAGAGCGGCGACGCCCCGCCCAAGCTCGACGTCGTCGGCAGCGTCCTGGTGGCGACTGGCCTGGGCGCGATCGTGTTGGGCACCTTGCAGTCGTCCACCTGGGGATGGATCAGGCCGAAGGACTCGCCGGTCGAGGTATTCGGCTTCTCGCTGACGATATTTGTGATCTCCGCCGGCGGGATGCTGTTGTGGGCATTCGTCGCCTGGCAGCATCGTCGTGAGCGGCGGGGTGACGATCCGCTGGTCCACATGGGGCTGCTCCGCATTGTGACGTTGCGCTCCGGGCTGATCGGTCTGTTTTCCCAGAACCTCATCCTCATGGGTGTGTTCTTCGTGATCCCGTTGTATCTGCAGCTGGTGATCGGGTTGGATGCGCTGGAGACCGGAATCAAAATGCTGCCGGTTTCGATCACGATGTTCATCGCCTCCGCCGTCGGGTCACGCTTGTCGGGCCGCTTCCCGGTTCGGGGCATCGTCCGCGCCGGCCTGATAACCACCGTCGGTGCGATCGTTGCGCTGCTCGCGACGGTCCAGCCGGACCTGGGCGATGCCGGGTTCGCCGTGTCGATGGCGGTGCTCGGCGTGGGTATGGGCCTGATCGTGTCCCAGCTGGGCAACGTGGTGCAGTCCTCGGTCGACGCCTCCGGCCGGGGCGAGGCAGGCGGGCTGCAATACACCGGACAGCAGCTCGGCTCGTCGCTCGGAGTGGCGCTGATCGGTGCCATCGTGCTGGCCGGGCTGACCGGAGGGTTCGTCAACCAGGTGGAATCCGACCCCCGGATCGCCGACGAGGTCAGCGCCCGGGTGAGCGTCGCGACCCAACCCGGCATCGACTTTGTCGACTCATCCCAGATCGAGGCGGCGGCCGCCAAGGCCAACATCGACGACCGCACCGGCGCCGCCATCGTGGAGGACTACGAAACCGCCCAGCTCCAGGCGCTCAAGGCCGGGTTGTTGGCGGCAGCGCTGCTGGCGCTTTTTTCGCTGGCGTTCACCGGCGGGCTGCCTCACGAGTCGCCGGCGCGCGACCCCGAATCGGGTGATCACGATGCGGCGGGACGTCCGGTGGCGGTCTAA
- a CDS encoding diacylglycerol/lipid kinase family protein: protein MVRNFPFGLLFGVLLIGGATTAYQAARRRSGARAVLAGAAVVILLAAVVVLVAKNMVLDLAVLTALLAGVAIAARQTFQPASELSEVDPPLRPVVIYNPKSGGGKAVSNNLAAEAAARGIEAIGLQPDDDLVQLVADAVARGADGLAAAGGDGTQALVATFAAANDLPFACIPAGTRNHFALDLGVDRDDVVGALDAFVAGGRERRVDLAEVNGRVFVNNVSMGVYASAVQSDGYRDAKVSTLLDTVSDVVGPDAVGRAAMRWIGPDGGERGTAAVLMVSNNPYRLGALFGNGTRQRLDGGVLGVAATRERGESRLSSSWTCAEFVVESDRPIPLGVDGEALVMDSPVRFRSRPGALRVRIAPQHRGGSPSSGAPNGLGDALHRLIGVISGS, encoded by the coding sequence GTGGTACGCAACTTTCCGTTCGGCCTGCTCTTCGGGGTGCTGCTGATCGGAGGGGCGACCACCGCCTATCAGGCTGCCCGCCGTCGCTCCGGTGCCCGGGCGGTGCTGGCCGGAGCAGCGGTGGTCATACTGCTTGCTGCGGTCGTGGTGTTGGTGGCCAAGAACATGGTGCTCGATCTGGCCGTCCTCACCGCGCTTCTGGCGGGTGTCGCCATTGCCGCCCGCCAAACGTTCCAACCGGCATCCGAATTGTCCGAAGTGGATCCGCCGCTCCGACCGGTCGTCATCTACAACCCCAAGTCGGGTGGTGGGAAAGCGGTGTCCAACAACCTGGCGGCGGAGGCCGCAGCCCGCGGCATCGAGGCGATTGGGTTGCAGCCCGACGACGACCTGGTGCAACTGGTCGCCGATGCCGTCGCCCGGGGTGCCGACGGCCTGGCGGCTGCCGGTGGGGACGGCACCCAGGCGCTGGTTGCGACATTTGCGGCGGCGAACGACCTACCGTTTGCGTGCATCCCCGCCGGAACGCGTAACCACTTCGCCCTCGACCTGGGCGTGGATCGCGACGACGTGGTGGGAGCGCTCGACGCCTTCGTGGCCGGTGGCCGCGAGCGCCGGGTTGACCTGGCCGAGGTGAACGGGCGGGTCTTCGTCAACAACGTGTCGATGGGGGTGTACGCATCGGCGGTGCAGAGCGACGGCTATCGCGATGCGAAGGTGTCGACGTTGCTCGACACCGTCTCCGACGTCGTCGGCCCCGATGCCGTCGGTCGCGCAGCGATGCGCTGGATCGGCCCAGACGGCGGCGAGCGCGGGACGGCTGCGGTACTGATGGTGTCGAATAACCCCTACCGGCTGGGCGCGCTGTTCGGTAACGGGACCAGGCAGCGGCTGGACGGCGGCGTCCTGGGGGTGGCGGCCACTCGTGAGCGAGGGGAAAGCCGCCTGTCGTCTTCGTGGACCTGCGCCGAGTTCGTCGTGGAGTCCGATCGGCCCATCCCACTGGGTGTGGACGGTGAGGCGCTGGTGATGGACTCCCCCGTGAGGTTCCGTTCCCGTCCCGGCGCTCTCCGCGTGCGTATCGCACCGCAGCACCGTGGCGGATCGCCGTCATCGGGCGCCCCAAACGGCCTCGGCGACGCCCTGCACCGCCTCATCGGCGTCATCAGCGGTAGCTGA
- a CDS encoding TIGR03617 family F420-dependent LLM class oxidoreductase, translating to MLIDALLMAKPHEVSSRAESLAATGIDGIFTFEGPHDVFLPLILAADTGCHLYTNVAIAFPRSPMHLAHTAWDLADLSGGRFSLGLGSQIKAHVERRYGSTWSSPVGRMREWVEAIRAIGRTWQDGDPLEYVGEHTRHTLMTPAFEPGSLPSGPPPIWLGALGPAMTRLATTVADGMLIHPFTSDRHLADVTLPRIRAGLEAAERPRSDLTVVGQAIVACATDPATQADADTAARWMIAFYGSTPAYVPVLETEGRGHLHPELRALSREGRWDEMAAMVDDDLLHAVVLRGDPAQVASRLVARFGYDFDRVALSTPGGITDEALSALVTETRVATAS from the coding sequence GTGCTGATCGATGCCCTGCTCATGGCCAAGCCCCACGAAGTCTCCAGCCGGGCTGAGTCGCTCGCCGCCACGGGCATCGACGGCATCTTCACCTTCGAGGGACCACACGACGTCTTTCTTCCCTTGATCCTCGCAGCCGACACCGGCTGCCATCTCTACACCAACGTGGCCATCGCCTTTCCCCGCTCGCCCATGCACCTCGCCCACACCGCGTGGGACCTGGCCGACCTCAGCGGCGGCCGCTTCTCGCTCGGCCTCGGCAGCCAGATCAAGGCGCACGTGGAGCGGCGTTACGGATCGACGTGGTCCAGCCCCGTAGGTCGCATGCGCGAGTGGGTTGAGGCCATCCGAGCCATCGGCCGCACGTGGCAGGACGGCGATCCGCTGGAGTACGTCGGCGAGCACACCCGCCACACCCTCATGACACCGGCCTTCGAGCCCGGATCGCTGCCGTCCGGCCCGCCGCCGATCTGGCTCGGCGCGCTCGGGCCGGCCATGACCCGGCTCGCCACGACCGTGGCCGACGGCATGCTGATCCACCCGTTCACCTCCGACCGCCACCTGGCCGATGTCACCCTGCCCCGCATCCGCGCCGGTCTGGAGGCGGCCGAGCGCCCCCGCTCCGACCTCACCGTGGTGGGGCAGGCCATCGTGGCGTGCGCCACCGACCCCGCCACGCAGGCCGATGCCGACACCGCCGCACGCTGGATGATCGCCTTCTACGGCTCGACCCCCGCCTATGTCCCGGTGCTCGAGACCGAGGGGCGCGGCCACCTCCACCCCGAGCTGCGGGCGTTGTCCCGCGAGGGGCGATGGGACGAGATGGCCGCCATGGTGGACGACGACCTGCTCCACGCCGTCGTGCTCCGCGGCGATCCCGCACAGGTGGCTTCCCGGCTGGTGGCCCGGTTCGGCTACGACTTCGACCGCGTGGCCCTCAGCACCCCTGGCGGCATCACCGACGAAGCACTCTCCGCCCTCGTCACCGAAACGCGCGTGGCAACGGCCTCGTAG
- a CDS encoding GxGYxYP domain-containing protein, protein MVDVEALSIGEQWTFAALQGIVNRERPTLYLVGVRGAQDFEVAPSAERWLADVIDVPHEKVSPDGALDRQLDRTEGMVWDPKVPTRAYR, encoded by the coding sequence GTGGTCGACGTTGAAGCACTCTCCATCGGGGAGCAGTGGACGTTCGCTGCGCTCCAGGGCATCGTCAACCGTGAACGCCCGACGCTCTACCTGGTGGGAGTACGCGGCGCCCAGGACTTCGAGGTCGCCCCGTCCGCAGAGAGATGGCTGGCCGATGTGATCGACGTGCCACACGAGAAGGTCTCCCCGGACGGGGCGCTCGACCGGCAGCTCGACCGCACCGAGGGGATGGTCTGGGACCCGAAGGTCCCTACGAGAGCCTACCGGTGA
- a CDS encoding anti-sigma factor family protein, producing the protein MTEPTAHPPHSGSDNPCQDALDGLYRYVDGEMSEDDRRQLDLHLLDCVGCESVFEFEVRVKHVIATRGRVRCPDEVRARLVEVVQTFSIEQRREA; encoded by the coding sequence ATGACCGAACCCACCGCCCACCCCCCACACTCCGGCTCGGACAATCCGTGTCAGGACGCGCTTGACGGGCTGTACCGCTACGTCGACGGTGAGATGTCCGAGGACGACCGCCGCCAGCTTGACCTCCATCTGCTCGACTGCGTGGGGTGCGAGAGCGTCTTCGAGTTTGAGGTGCGGGTGAAACACGTCATCGCCACCCGCGGCCGTGTGCGCTGCCCGGACGAGGTCCGAGCCCGTCTGGTTGAGGTGGTGCAGACCTTTTCGATCGAGCAGCGCCGCGAGGCGTGA
- a CDS encoding ice-binding family protein translates to MKARSQKRTAVMAGLLAAVCIAALISASPVGAADPPIGLGTANSYAVLAGSTVTNTGPSVINGDLGLSPGSAVTGFPPGLVTDFQHIEDVEALQAKIDLVTAYDDAAGRTPATSVATELGGTTLLPGVYTGATLGITGTLTLDAGGDAAAVFIIKTDSTLITATDSAVNLINGANPCNVFWQVSSSATLGTRTAFQGTILAFTSISADMGATVEGRLLARNGAVTLDNNVINRPECADVPPPTTTSTSTSTSTSTSTSTSTTSTTSTTSSSSTSSTTSSTAPPSSTSPSSTSPSSTSPSSTSTTAPGLSLTSTATSTTAPGLSLTSTATSTTAPDLSLTSTATSTTAPDLSLTSTATSTTAPDLSLTSTAPSTTAPGLAFSGGGSTGGGSTGSSGGGFVTSGGPGTPYSSPYLSQETTPLARTGSSILPVAVAGSISFFLGLWMVVAARRRAAGTR, encoded by the coding sequence GTGAAGGCTCGCTCGCAAAAACGCACCGCCGTGATGGCAGGCCTACTCGCCGCCGTTTGTATCGCCGCCCTCATCTCGGCGAGCCCCGTCGGCGCCGCCGACCCGCCGATTGGTCTCGGCACTGCCAACAGTTACGCCGTCCTCGCCGGCTCGACGGTGACCAACACCGGCCCATCGGTCATCAACGGCGACCTCGGCCTCAGCCCCGGGTCAGCGGTCACCGGATTCCCACCCGGACTCGTCACCGACTTTCAGCACATCGAAGACGTCGAAGCCCTCCAAGCCAAGATCGACCTCGTCACCGCCTACGACGACGCCGCCGGCCGCACCCCCGCCACCTCAGTGGCCACCGAACTCGGAGGCACCACACTGCTGCCGGGCGTCTACACCGGCGCAACGCTGGGCATCACCGGAACCCTGACCCTCGACGCCGGCGGCGACGCTGCAGCCGTCTTCATCATCAAGACCGACAGCACCCTGATCACCGCCACCGACAGCGCCGTCAACCTCATCAACGGCGCCAACCCCTGCAACGTCTTCTGGCAGGTGTCATCCTCCGCCACGCTCGGCACCCGAACCGCCTTCCAGGGAACCATCCTGGCCTTCACATCCATCTCGGCCGACATGGGCGCCACGGTCGAAGGGCGTCTGCTCGCTCGCAACGGAGCCGTCACTCTCGACAACAACGTCATCAACCGACCCGAGTGCGCCGACGTACCCCCACCCACCACCACGAGCACAAGCACAAGCACAAGCACAAGCACGAGCACGAGCACGAGCACGACGTCCACTACCAGCACGACATCCTCTTCATCAACCAGCAGCACGACGTCCTCCACTGCACCTCCATCCAGCACCAGCCCATCGAGCACCAGCCCATCGAGCACCAGCCCATCGAGCACCAGCACGACAGCGCCCGGCCTGTCGCTCACCAGCACGGCAACCAGCACCACAGCGCCCGGCCTGTCGCTCACCAGCACGGCAACCAGCACCACAGCGCCCGACCTGTCGCTCACCAGCACGGCAACCAGCACCACAGCGCCCGACCTGTCGCTCACCAGCACGGCAACCAGCACCACAGCGCCCGACCTGTCGCTCACCAGCACAGCGCCCAGCACGACAGCGCCCGGTCTCGCCTTCTCAGGCGGAGGATCGACGGGAGGAGGGTCGACTGGCTCGTCCGGTGGCGGCTTCGTCACCTCCGGCGGTCCTGGAACCCCGTACTCCAGCCCGTACTTGAGTCAAGAAACGACGCCGCTCGCTCGAACCGGATCCTCGATCCTCCCCGTCGCTGTGGCCGGAAGCATCTCGTTCTTCCTAGGTCTCTGGATGGTGGTCGCGGCTCGCCGGCGTGCAGCCGGGACGCGGTAA